A window of the Geothermobacter hydrogeniphilus genome harbors these coding sequences:
- a CDS encoding FAD:protein FMN transferase — protein sequence MLLSLLLFLLPAACRQSDPPPLQRTELLMGTVVEITLLQSGPKAEAALNDAFAEMRRIEQLMSPQLPTSDLARLAAASRGAEVSAETLALLRRSIELNHLSGGAFDPTLGRVKRLWDIEGDKPHVATAAELRRALRQCGVDKLRIEGNRVIKLVPKLEIDFGGIAKGYAVDRAGALLRRAGIRHASINAGGDLLLIGDRQGRPWRIGVQDPRKPGAVLAVIAAADEAVVTSGDYERFFEVDGVRYHHLFDPATGRPSRRSRSVTVVASDAATADALATAAFVLGPEAGSRLLRQQGAEGILIGADGTPLVTPGLKDRVTWR from the coding sequence GTGCTTCTTTCCCTCCTGCTGTTCCTGCTGCCGGCGGCCTGCCGGCAAAGCGACCCGCCGCCCCTGCAGCGGACCGAACTGCTGATGGGCACGGTGGTGGAAATCACCCTGCTGCAGTCGGGACCGAAGGCCGAGGCGGCCCTGAACGATGCCTTTGCCGAAATGCGCCGCATCGAACAGCTGATGTCGCCGCAGCTGCCGACCAGTGACCTGGCACGCCTCGCCGCCGCTTCCCGCGGGGCCGAAGTCAGCGCCGAGACCCTGGCGCTGCTGCGTCGTTCCATCGAACTGAACCATCTCAGCGGCGGCGCCTTTGATCCCACTCTGGGGCGCGTCAAGCGGCTCTGGGACATCGAGGGGGACAAGCCGCACGTCGCCACGGCCGCCGAGCTGCGCCGGGCCCTGCGGCAGTGCGGTGTCGACAAGCTGCGGATCGAGGGGAACCGGGTGATCAAGCTGGTCCCGAAGCTGGAGATCGATTTCGGCGGTATCGCCAAGGGCTACGCGGTGGATCGCGCCGGGGCGCTGCTGCGCCGGGCCGGTATCCGCCATGCCTCGATCAATGCCGGTGGCGACCTGCTGCTGATCGGTGATCGTCAGGGACGCCCCTGGCGGATCGGCGTCCAGGACCCGCGGAAACCGGGCGCGGTGCTGGCGGTGATTGCCGCGGCGGACGAAGCGGTGGTCACCTCGGGGGACTATGAGCGATTCTTCGAGGTTGACGGGGTGCGTTACCATCACCTGTTTGATCCGGCGACCGGGCGGCCGTCGCGGCGCAGCCGCAGCGTGACGGTGGTGGCGTCCGATGCCGCCACCGCCGACGCCCTGGCCACGGCCGCCTTTGTTCTCGGCCCCGAGGCCGGCAGTCGTCTGCTGCGGCAGCAGGGTGCCGAGGGCATCCTCATCGGCGCGGACGGTACGCCGCTGGTGACGCCGGGGCTGAAGGACCGGGTGACATGGCGCTGA
- a CDS encoding NusG domain II-containing protein, with protein sequence MALKALWRRMTPLDRMLLCGLLGVALLLCVLVFRLPGGSRLVVERDGRIIYRAPLDRDRRMRLAGPLGETLAVIEHGTVRVLASPCRHKVCIGMGRISRSGEWLACVPNHLLLRIEGGRSPAEDGYDLISR encoded by the coding sequence ATGGCGCTGAAGGCGCTCTGGCGGCGGATGACGCCGCTTGACCGGATGCTGCTGTGCGGTCTGCTCGGGGTTGCGCTGCTGCTCTGCGTGCTGGTTTTCCGGCTGCCGGGCGGCAGTCGCCTGGTGGTGGAGCGGGACGGCCGCATCATCTACCGCGCCCCCCTCGACCGGGACCGGCGGATGCGGCTCGCCGGGCCGCTGGGAGAGACCCTGGCGGTGATTGAACACGGGACCGTGCGGGTGCTTGCATCCCCCTGCCGCCACAAGGTCTGTATCGGCATGGGGCGGATCAGCCGCAGCGGCGAGTGGCTGGCCTGCGTGCCCAACCATCTGCTGCTGCGCATCGAGGGCGGCAGGTCGCCTGCGGAGGATGGCTATGACCTCATCAGTCGTTGA
- a CDS encoding Gx transporter family protein: MTSSVVDPRELARCRRQIFLSLFIALAVALNTLEFMLPSPAPWFRLGFANILTLVALYLFGGRAAWTVALARILVGALLLGRLFSPGFFLSLGGGVLATALMTGARRLAGERLGPIGASLLGAAGHATGQLLVAWLLLVRHAGLWTLYPPLLLFALGAGLLNGIAADVLIGTLRRHPAFARGATGQVGGEVSPSGK; this comes from the coding sequence ATGACCTCATCAGTCGTTGATCCGCGGGAACTGGCCCGCTGCCGGCGGCAGATTTTCCTTTCTCTCTTCATCGCCCTGGCGGTCGCGCTCAACACCTTGGAGTTCATGCTGCCGTCGCCGGCCCCCTGGTTCCGGCTCGGTTTTGCCAATATCCTCACCCTGGTCGCGCTCTACCTGTTCGGCGGCCGTGCCGCCTGGACGGTTGCCCTGGCCCGTATCCTGGTGGGCGCGCTGCTGCTCGGCCGGTTGTTTTCGCCGGGTTTCTTTCTCTCCCTTGGCGGCGGGGTTCTGGCGACGGCGCTGATGACCGGAGCGCGCCGCCTGGCCGGAGAACGGCTCGGGCCGATCGGCGCCTCCCTGCTCGGCGCCGCCGGGCACGCGACCGGTCAGCTGCTGGTCGCCTGGCTGCTGCTGGTGCGTCACGCCGGACTCTGGACGCTCTATCCGCCGCTGCTGCTGTTTGCGCTCGGCGCCGGGCTGTTGAACGGTATTGCCGCTGATGTGCTGATCGGCACGCTGCGGCGTCACCCGGCGTTTGCTCGTGGGGCGACCGGTCAGGTCGGCGGGGAGGTCTCGCCGTCCGGGAAATGA
- the hslO gene encoding Hsp33 family molecular chaperone HslO, whose product MPEKNQLIRILSDDGTLRGMAAETTGIIEEIRGLQQTDPVATIALGRLATGTALMGALLKDRERLALMMEGNGPLRKLHAETDADGSLRASIANPLSGPPPEDGSSAVARAIGKAGFLHVIKDLGLKEPYRSMVQLQTSEVGEDIAYYLTSSEQIPSAVAVGVLLDAEGRVEAAGGFLIQALPGCPDATLEKLEQTLNALPPITTLLQSGRTPEQVLGQAMRDIPYHTLGRCELRFRCNCSLPRVTAMLRGLPEEDRRELAARDEPTVITCEYCRKTYSFSPEELAGLGD is encoded by the coding sequence ATGCCCGAAAAAAACCAGTTGATACGAATTCTCAGTGATGACGGCACCCTGCGCGGCATGGCCGCTGAAACCACCGGCATCATCGAGGAGATCCGCGGCCTGCAGCAGACCGACCCGGTCGCCACCATCGCCCTCGGCCGCCTGGCCACCGGCACCGCCCTGATGGGCGCCCTGCTCAAGGACCGGGAACGACTGGCGCTGATGATGGAGGGAAACGGTCCGCTGCGCAAACTGCACGCCGAAACCGATGCCGACGGCAGCCTGCGCGCCTCGATCGCCAATCCGCTTTCCGGCCCGCCCCCGGAGGACGGCAGTTCGGCCGTGGCCCGGGCCATCGGCAAAGCCGGATTCCTGCACGTGATCAAGGATCTCGGCCTCAAGGAACCCTACCGCAGCATGGTGCAGCTGCAGACCAGCGAGGTCGGTGAGGATATCGCCTACTACCTGACCAGTTCCGAGCAGATTCCCTCAGCGGTCGCGGTCGGGGTGCTGCTTGATGCCGAGGGCCGGGTCGAGGCCGCCGGCGGCTTTCTCATCCAGGCCCTGCCCGGCTGTCCGGACGCGACCCTGGAAAAACTGGAACAGACCCTGAACGCCCTGCCGCCGATCACCACGCTGCTGCAGTCCGGCCGAACCCCGGAACAGGTTCTCGGCCAGGCAATGCGGGATATCCCCTATCACACCCTCGGCCGCTGCGAACTGCGTTTCCGCTGCAACTGCAGCCTGCCGCGGGTAACCGCCATGCTGCGGGGACTGCCGGAAGAGGACCGGCGGGAACTGGCCGCCCGGGATGAGCCGACCGTCATCACCTGCGAATATTGCCGGAAAACCTACTCCTTCTCGCCGGAAGAGCTGGCCGGACTCGGCGACTGA
- a CDS encoding DUF445 family protein, translating into MNDWTQFLPWLAPPLLGALIGYVTNYVAIRMLFRPLRPWRVFGLRVPLTPGIIPAKRAELAVRMGETVGSHLLTADDVGAVLGRDSFRRELRGAVAEKLGSFLDRELGPLESLVPEEFRGRFRELIDLLRWKLLNLIFAYLKSEDCRRRLEAYLRDRGEELLARDLQSCLSEEGYRTLCDQLRRRIDQLLRDPGIEQALGRFVEERLDRLFTSEQSLAELLPEDLVELLLQQLEKEVPGLLEKFGGLLYDPDFRQRLVKKAREGIDTFLDSLQGLAGLLSGFINLDKIYDRLPEFLDRTGDEIARWLKEEKTQQQVAQLLRERVAAMLQRPVASYLENLPYEKVAGVRRFAREQAIGMLHSPKTAAALGRLAENGLDRIKDRPFGELLEQNLPAGLLDDWRRDLPQRLLKWLRSPAVHRAMDEILRRQSEELLLQRPLGRLSARVPGDVREELIDGLCRQLGDVLQREVPPLVETLNISRMVEEKVNRLDILQVEGLLLSIMQEQFKYINLFGGLLGFLIGLANLLLLRLG; encoded by the coding sequence GTGAACGACTGGACTCAATTCCTTCCCTGGCTGGCGCCGCCGCTGCTCGGGGCGCTGATCGGCTACGTCACCAACTATGTCGCCATCCGCATGCTCTTCCGCCCCCTGCGTCCCTGGCGGGTGTTCGGTCTGCGGGTGCCGCTGACACCGGGGATTATCCCCGCCAAGCGGGCGGAACTGGCGGTCCGCATGGGCGAAACGGTCGGCAGTCACCTGCTCACCGCCGATGATGTCGGCGCGGTTCTCGGGCGCGACTCCTTCCGCCGTGAACTGCGCGGCGCGGTGGCGGAGAAGCTCGGCTCCTTTCTCGACCGGGAACTCGGTCCGCTGGAGAGCCTGGTGCCGGAGGAATTTCGCGGCCGCTTCCGCGAACTGATTGACCTGCTGCGCTGGAAACTGCTCAACCTGATTTTTGCCTACCTGAAGTCGGAAGACTGCCGCCGGCGGCTGGAGGCCTATCTGCGGGACAGGGGGGAGGAGCTGCTCGCCCGCGATCTGCAGAGCTGTCTCTCCGAAGAGGGTTACCGGACGCTCTGTGACCAGCTGCGGCGGCGGATTGACCAGCTGCTGCGTGATCCGGGGATTGAACAGGCCCTGGGGCGTTTTGTTGAAGAACGCCTTGACCGGCTCTTCACCAGCGAGCAGAGCCTGGCGGAGCTGCTGCCGGAGGACCTGGTCGAGCTGCTGCTGCAGCAGCTCGAAAAGGAAGTGCCGGGACTGCTGGAAAAATTCGGCGGTCTGCTCTACGACCCCGATTTCCGGCAACGGCTGGTGAAGAAGGCCCGTGAAGGGATCGATACCTTTCTCGACTCGCTGCAGGGTCTGGCCGGGCTGCTCTCCGGCTTCATCAACCTCGACAAGATCTACGACAGGCTGCCCGAATTTCTCGATCGGACCGGGGATGAAATCGCCCGCTGGCTGAAGGAGGAGAAGACCCAGCAGCAGGTGGCGCAGCTGCTGCGTGAGCGGGTCGCGGCGATGCTGCAGCGGCCGGTGGCGAGCTACCTGGAAAACCTGCCCTACGAGAAGGTCGCCGGGGTGCGGCGCTTCGCCCGTGAACAGGCGATCGGGATGCTGCACAGTCCGAAGACCGCGGCCGCGCTCGGGCGCCTGGCCGAGAACGGTCTCGACCGGATCAAGGATCGCCCCTTCGGTGAGCTGCTGGAGCAGAACCTGCCCGCGGGTCTGCTCGACGACTGGCGGCGCGATCTGCCGCAGCGGCTGCTGAAGTGGCTCAGGTCTCCGGCGGTGCATCGGGCCATGGATGAAATCCTTCGTCGGCAGAGTGAAGAGCTGCTGCTGCAGCGGCCGCTGGGCAGGCTCTCGGCCCGGGTGCCGGGGGATGTGCGGGAAGAGCTGATTGACGGGCTCTGCCGGCAGCTTGGAGATGTCCTGCAGCGCGAGGTGCCGCCGCTGGTCGAGACGCTCAATATCTCCCGCATGGTCGAGGAGAAGGTCAACCGGCTCGATATCCTGCAGGTCGAGGGCCTGCTGCTGTCGATCATGCAGGAGCAGTTCAAGTACATCAACCTGTTCGGCGGGCTGCTCGGGTTCCTGATCGGGCTGGCCAACCTGCTGCTGTTGCGCCTGGGATGA